In Cytobacillus oceanisediminis, the following proteins share a genomic window:
- a CDS encoding ADP-ribosylglycohydrolase family protein, producing the protein MSYDKIYGSLLGMAMGDSAGFAAMYHRSLVLPPKRRNRLWSFSQITDRHRINKISLPFTHALSEEILDFCGTDDTEFAIIAAQMILDCGNEITEEKLLHGWMQYIVEAEQEIWSGVSERASIENIKKGILPPASGNDNPHHYDDGSVSRAVPIGLIYKNQPEKAASTAQKMASITNAEDGVYAAQAMAASIAAALSGASPQEIVEEGLKYVPENTWIRRKMEIALNVLEETNGDGFAAIPLWQKRVVNAVYNYANIAPETLAVAYAIFLSTEGDLQKGIQLASLLPKQSDSMPAMVGALSGASQGASAVPETWKEALDKIKGICIPSLQGTSLKDVAAKLASYENA; encoded by the coding sequence ATGTCTTATGATAAAATTTACGGTTCTCTTCTCGGGATGGCAATGGGTGATTCGGCAGGCTTTGCTGCGATGTATCATAGATCGCTCGTACTTCCTCCTAAGCGGAGAAATCGTTTATGGAGCTTTAGCCAAATTACGGACCGGCATCGGATTAATAAAATTTCATTACCCTTCACACATGCCTTGAGCGAGGAAATTTTAGATTTCTGCGGAACGGATGATACAGAATTTGCAATCATCGCGGCACAAATGATTTTGGATTGCGGAAATGAAATTACGGAAGAAAAATTACTTCATGGCTGGATGCAATACATAGTAGAAGCTGAGCAGGAAATTTGGAGCGGAGTAAGTGAAAGAGCTTCTATTGAAAACATCAAAAAAGGAATCCTTCCACCGGCATCTGGCAATGACAATCCGCATCACTATGATGATGGCTCTGTTTCACGTGCGGTTCCAATCGGTCTTATTTATAAAAACCAGCCTGAAAAAGCTGCAAGTACAGCACAAAAAATGGCTTCTATCACAAATGCTGAAGATGGTGTATATGCAGCCCAGGCAATGGCTGCCAGTATAGCTGCAGCCCTATCAGGTGCTTCCCCGCAGGAAATAGTGGAAGAAGGATTAAAATACGTACCGGAAAATACCTGGATTCGCAGAAAAATGGAGATTGCCCTAAATGTACTGGAAGAAACCAATGGGGACGGATTTGCAGCCATACCGCTATGGCAAAAGCGAGTAGTCAATGCGGTCTATAACTATGCCAATATTGCTCCTGAAACACTCGCAGTAGCCTATGCTATTTTCCTAAGTACAGAAGGAGACCTGCAAAAAGGAATTCAGCTGGCATCATTACTGCCGAAACAGTCCGATAGTATGCCTGCAATGGTAGGTGCTCTATCTGGAGCCTCGCAGGGTGCAAGTGCGGTCCCGGAAACGTGGAAAGAAGCATTAGATAAAATTAAAGGAATTTGTATTCCCAGTTTACAGGGGACATCACTAAAAGATGTTGCTGCCAAATTGGCCAGCTATGAAAATGCTTAA
- a CDS encoding ADP-ribosylglycohydrolase family protein: MDFEQWYKRVYGCLIGLSVGDALGAPTEGLALEEIREKYGWINDFVNDDPVGTDDTEYTMLTAKIILKYGNKLNYEDMTREWTNYLVSQEGGFKGGGFSEVEAIFNLRKGLAAPATGVDNHQMWSDGVAMRISPIGIYCAGDPEEAARLAEIEARVSHDRDGVYCGQAVAASVAYAMTGNDWQEVIETGMNCIPKDSWAYRKISEAVEIGTKYTDVQEAIEELYNKISIFYYPWADMGPEAIPLAYGVFAAAKGEYIPAVLGGVNIGRDSDTIAAMNGAMAGALHGADIVPKDWQDRINIIRGRCVLAMKGIDVRDIARDLTNVVIGGKE; this comes from the coding sequence TTGGATTTCGAACAATGGTATAAGCGAGTATATGGCTGTTTAATAGGATTATCAGTGGGTGACGCATTAGGAGCTCCAACCGAAGGCTTGGCATTGGAAGAGATACGGGAAAAATATGGCTGGATCAATGACTTTGTCAATGATGATCCAGTTGGAACAGATGATACCGAATACACAATGCTGACAGCAAAAATTATCTTAAAATATGGAAATAAATTAAACTATGAGGATATGACAAGAGAATGGACTAACTATCTTGTTTCTCAGGAAGGCGGCTTTAAAGGCGGAGGCTTTAGTGAAGTAGAGGCTATCTTTAATCTTCGAAAAGGGCTGGCTGCCCCTGCAACAGGAGTCGATAACCACCAAATGTGGAGTGACGGAGTTGCCATGAGAATATCTCCGATTGGTATTTATTGTGCAGGCGATCCGGAAGAAGCGGCCAGATTAGCTGAGATTGAAGCAAGAGTCAGTCACGACCGGGATGGAGTATACTGCGGTCAAGCTGTAGCCGCAAGTGTTGCTTATGCCATGACGGGAAATGATTGGCAAGAGGTAATAGAAACAGGGATGAACTGTATTCCTAAGGATTCCTGGGCATACCGGAAAATCAGCGAGGCTGTAGAAATCGGTACAAAGTATACAGATGTTCAGGAGGCTATTGAAGAACTCTACAATAAAATCTCCATTTTCTACTATCCTTGGGCCGATATGGGGCCGGAAGCTATTCCGCTCGCCTATGGTGTGTTTGCGGCAGCGAAGGGTGAGTATATTCCTGCTGTACTTGGCGGAGTCAATATTGGAAGAGACTCTGATACGATTGCGGCTATGAATGGTGCAATGGCAGGAGCATTACATGGTGCCGATATTGTACCAAAGGATTGGCAGGACCGGATAAATATTATTCGCGGCCGTTGTGTTTTGGCCATGAAAGGGATAGATGTCCGGGATATTGCCAGAGATTTAACAAACGTAGTAATAGGAGGAAAAGAGTAA
- a CDS encoding extracellular solute-binding protein: MRKSFLAILSLILVLGLLAACTNKEEAGQGDKKDKGGATTIRVVMKDDNSSNPVSEKYYDAIEKGLLEDENIKVNFELVDLPQGNYAEKLNLLLNSGDIPDMIYFQGGDQAMADQGLLEDLRPYIKDSKYLKDIIQPFNEKRLANYPYLLWIKPLAPKVPVIRGDWFNQMETSKALMENPTVDNYYSFFKELVEKQPGGDKPKYAITVAGDIAEIDYMFDMAFGINKTWLQKEDGSYEYARVSKQQKEKLEFYNKLYKEGLLDPQYLTKQWDTKEKAFFDGETAIIPGTAGKVIDIYEGKMVQVSGEEASLVMLPPAKGEYQGFGATDVTKESRGIAISANSENKDLVFKILDYMASPEGQMIDRFGFEGEHYNVADGKLQLTDKYYSEWFARFWEPADYTPATPVDETTPLLSESAEKSLNSAEEFYAEDNSFIIPEEYVANWDAMQNLYMEFTTDIITGKRPISDFDKFVKEWNEAGGEQVTELANKNLR, translated from the coding sequence ATGAGAAAATCTTTTTTAGCCATATTAAGCCTCATTTTAGTTTTGGGTTTACTGGCGGCTTGTACAAACAAAGAGGAAGCAGGTCAGGGAGATAAAAAAGATAAAGGGGGAGCCACAACAATCCGTGTTGTAATGAAGGATGATAACAGCTCAAACCCTGTATCAGAAAAATATTATGATGCGATTGAAAAAGGGCTCCTTGAAGATGAAAATATTAAAGTTAATTTTGAATTAGTCGACCTCCCGCAAGGCAACTATGCTGAGAAGTTAAACTTGCTGCTCAATAGCGGAGATATTCCTGACATGATTTATTTCCAAGGCGGAGATCAAGCCATGGCTGATCAAGGTTTATTAGAGGATTTAAGACCTTACATCAAGGATTCAAAATATCTAAAGGATATCATTCAGCCTTTTAACGAAAAAAGACTTGCAAATTATCCTTACTTACTATGGATTAAACCGCTTGCTCCTAAAGTTCCTGTCATTAGAGGAGACTGGTTTAACCAAATGGAAACTTCTAAAGCACTAATGGAAAATCCAACTGTGGACAATTACTATTCATTTTTCAAAGAATTAGTCGAAAAACAGCCAGGCGGCGATAAACCTAAATATGCCATTACAGTTGCCGGCGACATTGCAGAAATCGACTATATGTTTGATATGGCTTTTGGGATCAATAAGACTTGGCTGCAAAAAGAAGATGGCTCTTACGAATACGCAAGAGTTTCAAAGCAGCAAAAAGAAAAGCTTGAATTCTATAATAAGCTATATAAAGAAGGTCTTTTGGATCCTCAATACTTAACAAAGCAATGGGATACGAAAGAAAAAGCATTCTTTGATGGAGAAACTGCGATCATCCCTGGTACAGCTGGAAAAGTAATTGATATTTATGAAGGCAAAATGGTTCAAGTGAGCGGAGAAGAAGCTTCACTAGTCATGCTGCCGCCTGCAAAGGGCGAATATCAAGGCTTTGGTGCTACGGATGTTACAAAAGAATCAAGAGGTATTGCAATCTCTGCTAATTCTGAGAATAAGGATCTTGTGTTTAAGATTCTAGATTATATGGCGAGCCCTGAAGGACAAATGATCGACCGATTCGGGTTCGAAGGCGAGCATTATAACGTAGCGGATGGAAAGCTGCAGCTTACTGATAAATATTACAGTGAATGGTTTGCTAGATTCTGGGAGCCGGCTGATTATACACCAGCTACTCCAGTAGATGAAACGACACCATTATTAAGTGAATCTGCAGAAAAGTCACTTAATTCAGCAGAAGAATTTTATGCAGAAGACAATAGCTTCATAATACCAGAAGAATATGTTGCTAACTGGGATGCTATGCAAAACCTGTATATGGAATTTACAACGGACATCATTACTGGTAAGCGTCCAATCTCTGATTTCGATAAATTCGTTAAAGAGTGGAATGAGGCAGGCGGAGAACAGGTTACAGAACTTGCAAATAAAAATTTAAGATAA
- a CDS encoding M20 family metallo-hydrolase, translating to MKEWLDKHLKALNLTDNMNQAEGFCRLGYTKEEWRAIDVFVSIAEDIGLKVERDEAGNAIARWEAEDSLPAVAVGSHVDTVKGGGGYDGVAGVLCGLAAVKKLKEEGFEPASPIEVICFASEESSRFGVSTIGSKAMSGLLNKKEVEGVTDEDGITIRQAVEDMGLSWDAIEEAERPETALKSFIELHIEQGTRVEDAGANFGAVTAVACPIRLKVIINGQMGHTGTTPMGKRKDAFVAAAPLVPFISETALSLSDSNAVPIVATASTFELKPNAMNVIPGTVELGVDIRSVDDSLKKEMEELIREKCHQLSDSFGVKIEVKTLVHNPSVQLDETVMRELQHSGESLGYKALVLESGAGHDVMNMAAKWPSGLLFIPCKNGLSHHPEEFASIEDLELGTEIIAQYLKIETSI from the coding sequence ATGAAAGAATGGTTGGATAAGCATCTGAAAGCGTTAAATTTAACAGACAACATGAACCAGGCTGAAGGGTTCTGCCGGCTAGGCTACACGAAAGAAGAGTGGCGCGCCATTGATGTATTTGTTTCCATTGCTGAGGATATCGGTTTGAAGGTTGAAAGAGATGAAGCGGGGAATGCGATTGCCCGCTGGGAAGCAGAAGATTCATTACCTGCTGTTGCCGTAGGCTCTCATGTGGATACCGTAAAAGGCGGAGGAGGCTATGATGGAGTGGCCGGTGTCCTTTGCGGTCTGGCTGCCGTAAAGAAATTGAAAGAAGAAGGATTCGAACCTGCTTCACCAATTGAAGTCATTTGTTTTGCATCTGAGGAATCATCTCGTTTTGGCGTATCAACCATTGGCAGCAAGGCTATGAGCGGCCTTCTTAATAAGAAAGAAGTGGAAGGTGTAACTGATGAAGATGGCATCACCATCCGCCAGGCAGTCGAGGACATGGGACTGTCATGGGATGCAATTGAAGAAGCTGAACGGCCGGAGACAGCTTTAAAAAGTTTTATCGAGCTTCACATTGAGCAGGGAACTAGAGTGGAAGATGCCGGGGCAAACTTTGGAGCGGTGACGGCAGTTGCCTGCCCAATCCGCTTAAAGGTAATCATCAACGGACAGATGGGGCACACAGGAACGACGCCAATGGGCAAACGAAAGGATGCCTTTGTCGCGGCTGCACCTCTCGTTCCATTCATATCAGAGACAGCTCTTTCTTTATCGGATTCCAATGCGGTGCCGATTGTGGCAACAGCAAGCACCTTTGAATTAAAGCCGAACGCCATGAATGTGATTCCCGGAACGGTTGAGCTTGGAGTCGATATCCGCAGTGTGGACGATTCGCTGAAAAAAGAAATGGAGGAGCTTATCCGTGAAAAATGCCATCAGCTTTCTGACTCTTTTGGTGTTAAAATAGAAGTAAAAACGCTTGTTCATAATCCATCCGTTCAGCTGGATGAGACAGTGATGCGGGAATTACAGCATTCAGGTGAATCTTTAGGATACAAAGCATTGGTGCTTGAAAGCGGTGCCGGCCATGATGTCATGAATATGGCGGCCAAATGGCCTTCAGGACTTTTATTCATTCCCTGCAAAAATGGGCTCAGCCACCATCCTGAGGAGTTTGCCTCTATTGAAGATCTGGAACTGGGAACAGAGATTATCGCTCAATATTTAAAAATTGAAACAAGTATATAA
- a CDS encoding M20 family metallo-hydrolase has translation MSNLENQLKEWRRDFHRYPEGGFLEMRTASIVASILDELGFRLEMGRQVMAADYFMGKPNQEETAAHYQWALENGAKKDYIEAFTDGYTGIVATMDTKKEGPVIAFRVDMDALPIHESEADSHIPQKEGFRSKVPNTMHACGHDAHTTIGLGLANLIAENKDSLKGKIKLIFQPAEEGTRGARSMAEAGVVDDVDYLIASHVGTGVPDGHFVASKNGFLATSKLDVTFKGVSSHAGGNPEEGKNALLAAASAALNIYAIPRHSEGATRINVGELHAGSGRNIIADKAVLKIETRGETTKINEYVKAQAEAVIAGSAQMYGVEYKIHTVGEAISAQGSKELASVLHSCSQEASYIKESILEDNSPAGSEDATFFMERVQQNGGQATYCIFGTELAAGHHNEKFDINEGTMINAVQLLFESIKKLN, from the coding sequence GTGAGTAACCTCGAAAATCAATTAAAAGAGTGGCGGCGTGATTTTCACCGCTATCCAGAGGGAGGATTCCTGGAAATGCGGACAGCCTCCATTGTCGCATCAATCCTGGATGAACTTGGCTTCCGGCTGGAAATGGGCAGGCAGGTAATGGCAGCTGATTATTTTATGGGTAAGCCGAACCAAGAGGAAACAGCCGCACATTATCAATGGGCTCTCGAAAATGGTGCGAAAAAAGATTATATCGAAGCTTTTACAGACGGCTATACAGGCATTGTCGCGACGATGGATACCAAAAAGGAAGGCCCGGTGATTGCATTCCGTGTTGATATGGATGCATTGCCGATCCATGAATCAGAGGCAGACAGCCATATTCCGCAAAAAGAGGGGTTCAGGTCTAAAGTTCCAAACACCATGCATGCCTGCGGACATGATGCCCATACAACCATCGGGCTTGGCCTGGCAAACTTGATTGCTGAAAATAAAGACAGCCTTAAGGGAAAAATCAAATTGATTTTTCAGCCTGCCGAGGAAGGCACCCGCGGGGCTCGTTCGATGGCCGAAGCCGGAGTTGTCGATGATGTGGATTACTTAATTGCCTCACATGTCGGCACAGGAGTTCCAGATGGACATTTTGTGGCATCAAAAAACGGATTCCTGGCGACTTCAAAGCTTGATGTAACGTTTAAAGGAGTTTCTTCCCATGCAGGCGGAAATCCGGAAGAGGGTAAAAACGCCCTGCTGGCCGCCGCTTCTGCTGCCCTTAATATTTACGCTATTCCGCGTCATTCAGAAGGGGCAACCCGCATCAACGTGGGTGAATTGCATGCAGGCTCTGGCCGCAATATTATCGCAGATAAAGCTGTGCTGAAAATTGAAACACGCGGGGAAACGACTAAAATTAACGAATATGTCAAAGCCCAGGCAGAAGCTGTTATCGCAGGATCAGCCCAAATGTATGGAGTAGAATACAAGATTCATACTGTGGGCGAGGCCATTAGTGCTCAAGGTTCAAAAGAGCTGGCATCCGTCTTGCATTCCTGTTCACAAGAAGCTTCCTATATAAAAGAAAGCATTCTTGAAGACAATTCACCTGCAGGCTCCGAGGATGCAACCTTCTTTATGGAGCGTGTTCAGCAAAATGGAGGACAGGCGACATACTGTATTTTCGGTACAGAACTGGCAGCCGGCCATCATAACGAGAAGTTTGATATAAACGAAGGCACGATGATAAATGCCGTCCAGCTGCTGTTTGAATCTATAAAAAAATTAAATTAA
- a CDS encoding AbgT family transporter, with the protein MKTEKQGKKVVTENKKPGIAQRFLNGVEKVGNKLPDPFILFAGLAVLVIIVSAIFSAFGATVVHPGSGEELEVKNLASGEGLNFILTSMLDNFTGFAPLGLVLSMMLGIGLAEKVGMLDYAIKKTILKSPPALITYTVVFVGIMGNIASDAAMVLVPPLAAMVFYKIGRNPIAGLAAGYASAGAGFTANLLIAGTDALLAGISTEAAKIIDENMVVTPIDNWYFNIVSVFVLTIVGGLVTTKFIEPRLGEYKGDEVKEAIAEDPPNAGKALRNAAIAGFAYIALIVGAILIPNSPLTNEDGGLVPSPFLDGIIPIILFFFIIIGTVYGITVGNIKSSKDVANFMAESMKDMASYIVLIFAIAQFIAYFSWSNIATWVAVNGAEFLKDVEFTGIGLIIGYIIFTASLNFLITSGSAKWALEAPVFVPMFMQLGYHPAFTQVAYRVADSSTNIVTPMMPYMVIALSFMQKYDKKAGIGTFISLMLPYSVTFLITWIIMLLVFVFFGIPFGPGIGPYL; encoded by the coding sequence ATGAAAACAGAGAAACAAGGAAAGAAAGTGGTAACAGAAAACAAGAAACCAGGGATTGCCCAGAGATTCCTCAATGGGGTCGAGAAGGTCGGTAACAAGCTCCCGGATCCATTTATATTATTTGCCGGGCTCGCAGTACTTGTCATTATTGTTTCAGCTATATTTAGCGCCTTTGGTGCTACTGTTGTCCACCCTGGCTCGGGAGAGGAACTGGAAGTTAAGAACCTGGCATCTGGAGAAGGCCTGAATTTTATTCTGACATCCATGCTCGATAACTTCACCGGATTCGCGCCGCTTGGCCTGGTTCTGTCCATGATGCTCGGAATCGGTCTTGCCGAGAAAGTTGGCATGCTGGATTATGCCATTAAGAAAACAATTTTAAAATCACCGCCGGCATTAATCACGTACACCGTTGTGTTTGTCGGGATCATGGGGAATATCGCATCAGATGCAGCAATGGTGCTTGTACCGCCGCTTGCTGCAATGGTTTTCTACAAAATTGGCCGCAACCCGATTGCCGGTTTGGCAGCAGGGTATGCATCAGCCGGTGCCGGTTTTACAGCAAACCTGCTGATTGCTGGAACAGATGCACTTTTGGCAGGGATTTCAACAGAAGCTGCCAAGATTATTGACGAGAATATGGTCGTTACACCAATCGATAACTGGTATTTTAATATTGTTTCCGTATTTGTTTTAACCATTGTCGGCGGACTTGTCACGACGAAGTTCATTGAACCGCGCCTTGGAGAATATAAAGGCGATGAGGTAAAGGAAGCTATTGCTGAAGATCCGCCTAATGCCGGCAAGGCTTTGCGGAATGCAGCCATTGCCGGGTTCGCCTATATTGCCCTTATTGTGGGAGCGATCCTTATACCAAATAGCCCGTTAACCAATGAAGATGGCGGTCTGGTTCCATCTCCATTCCTGGATGGCATTATCCCAATTATTCTCTTCTTCTTCATCATTATCGGTACTGTTTACGGAATAACAGTTGGAAATATTAAGAGCAGTAAAGATGTTGCCAATTTTATGGCTGAATCCATGAAGGATATGGCGTCCTATATTGTCTTAATCTTCGCAATCGCCCAATTTATCGCTTACTTCAGCTGGTCTAATATTGCAACCTGGGTAGCAGTAAATGGAGCAGAATTCCTGAAGGACGTGGAGTTCACCGGAATCGGATTGATTATTGGCTACATCATTTTTACAGCTTCCCTGAACTTCCTGATCACTTCAGGTTCTGCAAAGTGGGCGCTTGAAGCACCTGTGTTTGTGCCAATGTTTATGCAGCTTGGCTATCACCCTGCATTCACGCAAGTGGCTTACCGTGTAGCAGATTCATCTACGAATATCGTGACACCGATGATGCCATATATGGTTATCGCACTGTCGTTTATGCAGAAGTATGACAAAAAAGCGGGAATTGGAACATTCATTTCATTAATGCTTCCGTACTCGGTTACGTTCCTGATCACGTGGATCATTATGCTTTTAGTGTTCGTCTTCTTTGGAATCCCGTTTGGTCCGGGAATCGGTCCTTATCTATAA